Proteins encoded together in one Variovorax paradoxus EPS window:
- the alkB gene encoding DNA oxidative demethylase AlkB: MTLDLFDDPPREAREAIGPGAFVLPGFALPFADELLSAVEAISQDAPFRHLVTPGGFTMSVALTNCGALGWTSDRRGYRYSPTDPDTGKSWPAMPASFARLAREAASVAGFDGFAPDACLVNRYAPGARLSLHQDKDEHDYGAPIVSVSLGMPAVFLFGGRARGDKAVRIPLQHGDVVVWGGEDRLRYHGVLPLKDQPRPALGSVRINLTFRKAG; the protein is encoded by the coding sequence ATGACGCTCGATTTGTTCGACGATCCACCCCGTGAAGCGCGCGAAGCGATCGGTCCCGGCGCCTTCGTCCTCCCTGGTTTCGCCCTGCCCTTTGCCGACGAATTGCTCTCGGCGGTCGAGGCCATCTCGCAAGACGCGCCCTTCCGCCATCTCGTCACCCCCGGCGGCTTCACCATGTCGGTCGCCCTCACCAACTGCGGCGCGCTCGGCTGGACCAGCGACCGCCGCGGCTACCGCTACAGCCCCACCGACCCCGACACCGGCAAGTCGTGGCCAGCCATGCCCGCGTCGTTCGCGCGCCTCGCCCGCGAGGCCGCATCGGTCGCCGGCTTCGACGGCTTCGCGCCCGATGCCTGCCTGGTCAACCGCTACGCACCCGGCGCGCGGCTCTCGCTGCACCAGGACAAGGACGAGCACGACTACGGCGCGCCCATCGTCTCCGTATCGCTCGGCATGCCGGCGGTGTTCCTGTTCGGCGGCCGCGCGCGCGGCGACAAGGCCGTGCGCATTCCGCTCCAGCACGGCGATGTCGTGGTCTGGGGCGGCGAAGACCGGCTGCGCTACCACGGCGTGCTGCCGCTGAAGGACCAGCCGCGTCCGGCGCTGGGCAGCGTTCGCATCAACCTCACATTCCGCAAGGCCGGCTGA